In the Oryza glaberrima chromosome 6, OglaRS2, whole genome shotgun sequence genome, one interval contains:
- the LOC127778104 gene encoding tyrosine-sulfated glycopeptide receptor 1-like, whose amino-acid sequence MGCHQVVVTGVLVLVLAASVSDRAAACVEAEREALLSFLAEAAPPAGDGIVGEWQRSPDCCTWDGVGCGDDGEITRLSLPGRGLGGTISPSIGNLTALVYLNLSGNDLSGPFPDVLFFLPNVTIVDVSYNCISDELPDMLPPPAADIVHGVLSLQVLDVSSNLLAGQFPSAIWEHTPRLVSLNASNNSFRGTIPSLCVSCPALAVLDLSVNMLTGAISPGFGNCSQLRVLSAGRNNLTGELPGDIFDVKSLQHLHLPSNQIEGRLDHPECIAKLTNLVTLDLSYNLLAGELPESISQITKLEELRLIHNNLTGKLPPALSNWTSLRCIDLRSNRFTGDLTGIDFSGLDNLTIFDVDSNNFTGTIPPSIYSCTAMKALRVSHNLIGGQVAPEISNLKELQFLSLTINSFVNISGMFWNLKGCTSLTALLVSYNFYGEALPDAGWVGDHIKSVRVIVMENCALTGTIPSWLSKLQDLNILNLSGNRLTGPIPSWLGGMSKLYYLDLSGNLLSGEIPPSLKEIRLLTSEQAMAEFNSGHLPLMFSVKPDRRAADRQGRGYYQLSGVAATLNLSDNGITGTISPEVGKLKTLQVLDVSYNNLSGGIPPELSNLTKLQILDLRWNHLTGTIPPSLNELNFLAIFNVAYNDLEGPIPTGGQFDAFPPRSFKGNPKLCGLVISVPCSNKFEARYHTSSKVVGKKVLIAIVLGVSFGLVILIVSLGCLVIAVRRVMSNGAVHDGGRGVGASLFDSMSSELYNDNDSSKDTIFFMSEVAGEAAKAVTFVDVLKATNNFSPANIIGSGGYGLVFLAEMEDGARLAVKKLNGDMCLVEREFQAEVEALSATRHENLVPLLGFCIRGRLRLLIYPYMANGSLEDWLHERHAGGGAPQQLDWRARLNIARGASRGVLHIHERCKPHIVHRDIKSSNILLDEAGEARVADFGLARLILPDRTHVTTELVGTPGYIPPEYGQAWVATLRGDIYSFGVVLLELLTGRRPVETLPPPQGQQWELVRWVMQMRSQGRHAEVLDPRLRGNGDEAQMLNMLDLACLCVDSTPFSRPEIQDVVRWLDNVDTIGRADF is encoded by the coding sequence ATGGGTTGCCACCAGGTCGTCGTTACGGGAGTTCTTGTGCTGGTTTTGGCCGCCTCCGTCAGCGATCGTGCAGCTGCGTGCGTCGAGGCCGAGAGGGAGGCGTTGCTGTCCTTCCTCGCcgaggccgcgccgccggcagGCGATGGCATCGTCGGCGAGTGGCAACGGTCGCCAGACTGCTGCACGTGGGACGGCGTGgggtgcggcgacgacggcgagatcaCGCGTCTGTCGCTGCCGGGGCGTGGGCTCGGCGGGACGATCTCGCCGTCGATCGGCAACCTCACCGCGCTCGTGTATCTCAACCTATCCGGCAACGACCTCTCCGGCCCTTTCCCCGACGTGCTGTTCTTCCTGCCCAATGTCACCATTGTTGACGTCAGCTACAACTGCATCTCCGACGAGCTACCTGacatgctgccgccgccggcggcggacatTGTCCATGGTGTCCTCTCGCTTCAGGTGCTCGACGTGTCGAGCAATCTCTTGGCGGGGCAGTTCCCGTCCGCGATCTGGGAGCACACGCCGCGCCTCGTGTCGCTGAATGCCAGCAACAACAGCTTTCGTGGCACGATCCCGTCCTTGTGCGTGAGCTGCCCGGCGCTCGCCGTTCTTGACCTCTCCGTCAACATGCTCACCGGGGCTATCTCCCCCGGGTTCGGCAACTGCTCGCAGCTGCGCGTTCTCAGCGCCGGCCGcaacaacctcaccggcgagctccccgGCGACATCTTCGACGTGAAGTCGCTGCAACATCTCCATCTCCCGTCTAATCAGATTGAAGGCCGGCTTGATCATCCGGAGTGCATCGCGAAGCTGACCAATCTTGTTACGCTTGATCTGAGCTATAatctgctcgccggcgaactgCCGGAGTCGATCAGCCAGATCACGAAGCTGGAAGAGCTCCGACTCATTCATAACAACCTCACCGGAAAACTCCCACCGGCATTGAGCAACTGGACCAGCCTCCGGTGCATCGACCTCCGGTCGAACAGGTTCACCGGCGACCTCACGGGCATTGACTTCTCCGGCCTCGACAACCTCACCATCTTCGACGTGGACTCCAACAACTTCACCGGCACCATCCCGCCGAGCATCTACTCCTGCACGGCGATGAAGGCGCTGCGCGTCAGCCACAACCTCATCGGCGGGCAAGTCGCGCCGGAGATCAGCAACCTGAAAGAGCTCCAATTCTTGTCGCTGACCATCAACTCCTTCGTCAACATCAGCGGCATGTTCTGGAATCTCAAGGGCTGCACGAGCCTCACCGCGCTGCTCGTGTCCTACAACTTCTACGGCGAGGCGCTGCCGGACGCCGGCTGGGTCGGCGACCACATCAAGAGCGTCCGGGTGATTGTGATGGAGAACTGCGCGCTGACGGGCACGATCCCGTCGTGGCTGTCGAAGCTGCAAGACCTCAACATCCTGAATCTCTCCGGCAATCGCCTCACCGGGCCGATCCCGAGCTGGCTCGGCGGCATGTCGAAGCTGTACTACCTGGACCTGTCCGGCAACCTCCTGTCCGGGGAGATACCACCGTCGTTGAAGGAGATACGGTTGCTGACGTCCGAGCAGGCCATGGCAGAGTTCAATTCAGGCCATCTCCCGCTCATGTTCTCCGTGAAGCCGGACAGGCGAGCCGCGGATCGGCAGGGCCGCGGGTACTACCAGCTGTCGGGCGTTGCCGCAACGCTCAACTTGAGCGACAACGGCATCACCGGCACGATCTCGCCGGAAGTCGGGAAGCTGAAGACGCTCCAAGTGCTCGACGTCAGTTACAACAACCTCTCCGGCGGCATCCCGCCGGAGCTGAGCAACCTCACCAAGCTGCAGATTCTTGACTTGCGATGGAACCACCTGACCGGGACGATCCCTCCTTCGCTCAACGAGCTCAACTTCCTCGCCATCTTCAACGTCGCGTACAACGACCTCGAGGGGCCGATCCCGACCGGCGGCCAGTTCGACGCGTTCCCGCCAAGAAGCTTCAAGGGGAATCCGAAGCTCTGTGGTCTGGTGATTTCTGTCCCATGTAGCAACAAATTCGAGGCTAGGTACCATACTTCGTCCAAGGTCGTGGGGAAGAAGGTCCTGATCGCCATCGTTCTTGGAGTTTCATTTGGTCTGGTCATTCTCATCGTCTCCCTCGGATGCCTTGTGATTGCCGTCAGAAGAGTCATGTCTAATGGAGCGGTTCATGATGGCGGGAGAGGCGTGGGTGCCTCACTGTTCGACTCCATGTCGTCGGAGCTGTACAATGATAATGATAGCTCCAAGGACACGATCTTTTTCATGtcggaggtcgccggcgaggcggcgaagGCCGTGACGTTCGTCGACGTTCTGAAGGCGACCAACAACTTCAGCCCGGCGAACATCATCGGCTCGGGCGGGTACGGCCTGGTGTTCCTCGCCGAGATGGAGGACGGCGCCCGGCTCGCCGTGAAGAAGCTGAACGGCGACATGTGCCTGGTGGAGCGGGAGTTccaggcggaggtggaggcgctgtCTGCGACGCGCCACGAGAACCTCGTCCCGCTCCTGGGCTTCTGCATCcgcgggcggctgcggctgctcaTCTACCCGTACATGGCGAACGGCAGCCTCGAGGACTGGCTGCACGAGCGCCacgccggtggtggcgccccGCAGCAGCTGGACTGGCGCGCCAGGCTCAACATCGCGCGCGGCGCCAGCCGCGGCGTCCTCCACATCCACGAGCGCTGCAAGCCCCACATCGTGCACCGCGACATCAAGTCGagcaacatcctcctcgacgaggccggcgaggccCGCGTCGCCGACTTCGGGCTGGCGCGCCTCATCCTCCCCGACCGGACGCACGTCACGACGGAGCTGGTCGGCACGCCGGGGTACATCCCGCCGGAGTACGGCCAGGCGTGGGTGGCGACGCTGCGCGGCGACAtctacagcttcggcgtcgtgTTGCTGGAGCTGCTCACGGGGAGGCGGCCCGTGGAgacattgccgccgccgcaggggcAGCAGTGGGAGCTCGTCCGGTGGGTGATGCAGATGCGGTCGCAAGGGAGGCACGCCGAGGTGCTCGACCCGCGGCTGAGGGGCAATGGCGACGAGGCACAGATGCTGAACATGCTCGACCTCGCATGCCTCTGCGTCGACTCGACGCCGTTCAGCCGGCCGGAGATACAGGATGTGGTCAGATGGCTCGACAACGTCGACACCATTGGCAGAGCAGACTTCTGA
- the LOC127777733 gene encoding tyrosine-sulfated glycopeptide receptor 1-like → MSCHVVVSGVLVLVLAATICGCAAACVEVERKALLSFLADAASRAGDGIVGEWQRSPDCCTWDGVGCGGDGEVTRLSLPGRGLGGTISPSIGNLTALVYLNLSSNSLSGPFPDVLFFLPNVTVVDVSNNCLSGELPSVATGATARGGLSLEVLDVSSNLLAGQFPSAIWEHTPRLVSLNASNNSFHGTIPSLCVSCPTLAVLDLSVNVLSGVISPGFGNCSQLRVFSAGRNNLTGELPGDLFDVKPLQHLELPLNQIEGQLDHESIAKLTNLVTLDLGYNLLTGGLPESISKMPKLEELRLANNNLTGTLPSALSNWTSLRFIDLRSNSFVGDLTVVDFSGLANLTVFDVASNNFTGTIPPSIYTCTAMKALRVSRNVMGGQVSPEIGNLKELELFSLTFNSFVNISGMFWNLKSCTNLTALLLSYNFYGEALPDAGWVGDHIRKVRVIVLEKSALTGAIPSWLSKLQDLNILNLSGNRLTGPIPSWLGAMPKLYYVDLSGNLLSGVIPLSLMEMRLLTSEQAMAEYNPGHLILTFALNPDNGEANRHGRGYYQLSGVAVTLNFSENAITGTISPEVGKLKTLQMLDVSYNNLSGDIPTELTSLARLQVLDLSWNLLTGTIPSALNKLNFLAVFNVAHNDLEGPIPTGGQFDAFPPKSFMGNAKLCGRAISVPCGNMNGATRGNDPIKHVGKRVIIAIVLGVCFGLVALVVFLGCVVITVRKLMSNAAVRDGGKGVDVSLFDSMSELYGDCSKDTILFMSEAAGETAKSLTFLDILKATNNFSPERIIGSGGYGLVFLAELEDGTRLAVKKLNGDMCLVEREFQAEVEALSATRHENLVPLLGFYIRGQLRLLIYPYMANGSLHDWLHESHAGDGAPQQLDWRARLSIARGASRGVLYIHDQCKPQIVHRDIKSSNILLDEAGEARVADFGLARLILPDRTHVTTELVGTLGYIPPEYGQAWVATRRGDVYSFGVVLLELLTGRRPFEVLRHGQQLELVQWVLQMRSQGRHGEVLDQRLRGNRDEAQMLYVLDLACLCVDSTPLSRPVIQDIVSWLDNVQFIG, encoded by the coding sequence ATGAGTTGCCACGTCGTCGTTTCGGGAGTTCTTGTGCTGGTTTTGGCCGCCACCATCTGCGGTTGTGCAGCTGCGTGCGTGGAGGTCGAGAGGAAGGCGTTGCTGTccttcctcgccgacgccgcgtcGCGGGCAGGAGATGGCATCGTCGGCGAGTGGCAACGGTCGCCGGACTGCTGCACTTGGGACGGCGtggggtgcggcggcgacggcgaggtcacGCGCCTGTCGCTGCCGGGACGTGGGCTCGGCGGGACGATCTCGCCGTCGATTGGCAACCTCACAGCGCTCGTGTATCTCAACCTATCCAGCAACAGCCTCTCCGGCCCTTTCCCCGACGTGCTGTTCTTCCTGCCCAATGTCACCGTCGTCGACGTCAGCAACAACTGCCTCTCCGGCGAGCTACCTAGCGTGGCGACGGGCGCCACTGCCCGCGGCGGCCTCTCGCTGGAGGTGCTCGACGTGTCGAGCAACCTCTTGGCGGGGCAGTTCCCGTCCGCGATCTGGGAGCACACGCCGCGCCTCGTGTCGCTGAATGCCAGCAACAACAGCTTCCATGGCACGATCCCGTCCTTGTGCGTGAGCTGCCCGACTCTCGCCGTTCTTGACCTCTCCGTCAACGTGCTCAGCGGGGTCATCTCCCCCGGGTTCGGCAACTGCTCGCAGCTGCGAGTTTTCAGCGCCGGCCGcaacaacctcaccggcgaACTTCCCGGCGACCTCTTCGACGTGAAGCCGCTCCAGCACCTGGAGCTCCCGTTGAACCAGATAGAAGGCCAGCTTGATCACGAGAGCATCGCCAAGCTGACCAACCTGGTCACACTCGATCTGGGCTATAATTTGCTCACCGGCGGATTGCCGGAGTCGATCAGCAAGATGCCGAAGCTGGAGGAGCTCCGGCTCGCCAATAACAACCTCACCGGAACGCTCCCGTCAGCGTTGAGCAACTGGACCAGCCTCCGGTTCATCGACCTCCGGTCGAACAGCTTCGTCGGGGACCTCACGGTCGTTGACTTCTCCGGCCTCGCCAACCTCACCGTCTTCGACGTGGCGTCCAACAACTTCACCGGCACAATCCCGCCAAGCATCTACACCTGCACGGCGATGAAGGCGCTGCGCGTCAGCCGCAACGTCATGGGCGGGCAGGTCTCGCCGGAGATCGGCAACCTGAAAGAGCTCGAATTGTTCTCGTTGACATTTAACTCCTTCGTCAACATCAGCGGCATGTTCTGGAACCTGAAGAGCTGCACGAACCTCACCGCGCTGCTCCTCTCGTACAACTTCTACGGAGAGGCGCTGCCAGACGCCGGCTGGGTCGGCGACCACATCAGAAAAGTTCGGGTAATTGTGTTGGAGAAGAGCGCTCTGACGGGCGCGATCCCGTCATGGCTGTCGAAGCTGCAGGACCTCAACATCTTGAATCTCTCCGGCAACCGCCTCACCGGCCCGATCCCGAGCTGGCTCGGCGCCATGCCGAAGCTGTACTACGTCGACCTCTCCGGGAACCTCCTGTCCGGGGTGATACCGCTGTCGCTGATGGAGATGCGGCTACTGACATCGGAGCAGGCCATGGCAGAGTACAATCCAGGCCATCTCATACTCACATTCGCTCTTAATCCGGACAACGGAGAGGCGAACCGGCATGGCCGCGGGTACTACCAGCTGTCGGGCGTCGCCGTGACGCTCAACTTCAGCGAGAACGCCATCACCGGCACGATCTCCCCGGAGGTCGGCAAGCTGAAGACGCTGCAAATGCTCGACGTCAGTTACAACAACCTCTCCGGCGACATCCCGACCGAGCTGACCAGCCTTGCCAGGTTGCAGGTCCTCGACTTGAGCTGGAACCTCCTGACAGGGACGATCCCTTCTGCGCTCAACAAGCTAAACTTCCTCGCCGTCTTCAACGTCGCACACAACGACCTCGAGGGGCCGATCCCCACGGGCGGCCAGTTCGACGCGTTCCCGCCGAAGAGCTTCATGGGGAACGCGAAGCTTTGCGGCCGGGCGATCTCTGTGCCTTGTGGCAACATGAACGGCGCGACGAGAGGCAATGATCCGATCAAGCACGTCGGGAAGAGGGTCATCATCGCCATCGTTCTTGGAGTTTGCTTTGGCCTCGTTGctctcgtcgtcttcctcggaTGCGTTGTGATCACCGTCAGAAAATTGATGTCCAATGCAGCTGTCCGTGACGGCGGCAAAGGCGTGGACGTGTCCCTGTTCGACTCCATGTCGGAGCTGTACGGCGACTGCTCCAAAGACACGATCCTGTTCATGTCGGAGGCCGCCGGTGAGACGGCGAAGAGCTTGACCTTCCTGGACATCCTGAAGGCGACCAACAACTTCAGCCCGGAGAGAATCATCGGGTCGGGCGGCTATGGCCTGGTGTTCCTGGCCGAGCTGGAGGATGGCACCCGGCTCGCCGTGAAGAAGCTCAACGGCGACATGTGCCTGGTGGAGCGGGAGTTccaggcggaggtggaggcgctgtCCGCGACGCGCCACGAGAACCTTGTCCCTCTCCTGGGCTTCTACATCCGCGGGCAGCTGCGGCTGCTGATCTACCCGTACATGGCGAACGGCAGCCTCCACGACTGGCTGCACGAGAGCCATGCCGGCGATGGCGCGCCGCAGCAGCTGGACTGGCGCGCCAGGCTCAGCATCGCGCGCGGCGCCAGCCGCGGCGTGCTCTATATCCACGACCAGTGCAAGCCACAGATCGTGCACCGCGACATCAAGTCGagcaacatcctcctcgacgaggccggcgaggccCGCGTCGCCGACTTCGGGCTGGCGCGCCTCATCCTCCCCGACCGGACGCACGTCACGACGGAGCTGGTCGGCACGCTGGGGTACATCCCGCCGGAGTACGGCCAGGCGTGGgtggcgacgcggcgcggcgacgtgtacagcttcggcgtcgtgTTGCTGGAGCTACTGACGGGGAGACGGCCCTTCGAGGTTCTTCGGCACGGGCAGCAGCTGGAGCTCGTCCAGTGGGTGCTCCAGATGAGGTCGCAGGGGAGGCACGGCGAGGTGCTCGACCAGCGGCTGAGGGGCAATCGCGACGAGGCACAGATGCTGTACGTGCTCGACCTCGCATGCCTCTGCGTCGACTCGACGCCGTTGAGCCGGCCGGTGATACAGGATATTGTCAGTTGGCTCGACAACGTCCAATTCATCGGCTGA
- the LOC127777424 gene encoding tyrosine-sulfated glycopeptide receptor 1-like encodes MSSRVVVVSGVLVLVLVVVSVCGRAAACVEAEREALLSFLAAAAPPAGDGIAAQWRGSPDCCAWDGVGCGVDGAVTRLWLPGRGLGGTISPSIANLTALTYLNLSGNSLSGRFPDLLFALPNATVVDVSYNRLSGELPNAPVAAAAAATNARGSLSLQVLDVSSNLLAGRFPSAIWEHTPRLVSLNASNNSFHGSIPSLCASCPALAVLDLSVNVLSGAISPGFSNCSWLRVLSVDRNNLTGELPGDIFDVKPLQRLQLPSNQIEGRLDPERIAKLTNLITLDLTYNMFTGELPESISQLTKLEELRLGHNDFTGTLPPALSNWTSLRCLDLRSNSFVGDLTVVDFSGLANLTVFDVAANNFTGTIPPSIYSCTAMKALRVSNNLMVGQISPEIGNLKELQFFSLTVNSFVNISGMFWNLKGCTSLTAMLVSYNFYGEALPDAGWVGDHVRSVRLMVMQNCALTGVIPSWLSKLQDLNVLDLSGNRLTGPIPSWLGAMPKLYYVDLSGNQLSGVIPPLLMEMRLLTSEQAMAEFNPGHLPLMFTLTPNNGAASRQGRGYFQMSGVATTLNFSDNGITGAIPPEIVKLKTLQVLDVSYNNLSGGIPPELSSLTRLQIVNLRWNRLTGTIPPALKELNFLAVFNVAYNDLEGPIPTGGQFDAFPPRDFTGNPKLCGEVISVPCGDRFDATDTTSSKVVGKKALVAIVLGVCVGLVALVVFLGCVVIAFRRVVSNGAVRDGGKCVESTLFDSMSEMYGDSSKDTILFMSEAAGEAASGVTFVDVLKATNNFSAGNIIGSGGYGLVFLAELQDGTLLAVKKLNGDMCLVEREFQAEVEALSATRHENLVPLLGFCIRGRLRLLIYPYMANGSLHDWLHERRAGAGRGAPQRLDWRARLRIARGASRGVLYIHDQCKPQIVHRDIKSSNILLDEAGEARVADFGLARLILPDRTHVTTELVGTLGYIPPEYGQAWAATLRGDVYSFGVVLLELLTGRRPVEALPHGQQRELVRWVLQMRSQGRHGEVLDQRLRGKGDEAQMLYVLDLACLCVDSTPLSRPAIQDIVSWLDNVEFIG; translated from the coding sequence ATGAGTagccgggtcgtcgtcgtctcgggAGTTCTTGTGCTGGTTTTGGTCGTCGTCTCCGTTTGTGGCCGGGCAGCTGCGTGCGTTgaggcggagagggaggcgtTGCTGTCcttcctcgccgctgccgcgccgccggcagGGGATGGCATCGCCGCCCAGTGGCGAGGGTCGCCGGACTGCTGCGCGTGGGACGGCGTGGGgtgcggcgtcgacggcgcggtCACGCGTCTGTGGCTGCCGGGACGCGGGCTCGGCGGCACGATCTCGCCGTCGATCGCCAACCTCACCGCGCTCACGTATCTCAACCTGTCCGGCAACAGCCTCTCCGGCAGGTTCCCCGACCTGCTGTTCGCGCTGCCCAATGCTACGGTTGTCGACGTCAGCTACAACCGTCTCTCCGGCGAGCTACCTAacgcgccggtggcggcggcggcggcggcgacgaatgCCCGTGGCAGCCTCTCGCTTCAGGTGCTCGACGTGTCGAGCAACCTCTTGGCGGGGCGGTTCCCGTCCGCGATCTGGGAGCACACGCCGCGCCTCGTGTCGCTCAATGCCAGCAACAACAGCTTCCATGGCTCGATCCCGTCCTTGTGCGCGAGCTGCCCGGCGCTCGCCGTTCTCGACCTCTCCGTGAACGTGCTTAGTGGGGCCATCTCCCCCGGGTTCAGCAACTGCTCGTGGCTGCGCGTTCTCAGCGTGGACCGcaacaacctcaccggcgagctccccgGCGACATCTTCGACGTGAAGCCGCTGCAGCGTCTGCAGCTACCGTCCAATCAGATAGAAGGCCGGCTTGATCCGGAGCGCATCGCCAAGCTGACCAATCTGATCACGCTTGATCTTACCTACAATATGTTCACCGGCGAATTGCCGGAGTCGATCAGCCAGCTCACGAAGCTGGAGGAGCTCCGGCTTGGCCATAACGACTTCACCGGAACTCTCCCACCGGCGTTGAGCAACTGGACCAGCCTCCGATGCCTCGACCTCCGGTCGAACAGCTTCGTCGGGGATCTCACGGTCGTTGACTTCTCCGGCCTCGCCAACCTCACCGTCTTCGACGTGGCCGCCAACAACTTCACCGGCACAATCCCGCCAAGCATCTACTCCTGCACGGCAATGAAGGCGCTGCGTGTCAGCAACAACCTCATGGTCGGCCAGATCTCGCCGGAGATCGGCAACCTGAAAGAGCTCCAGTTCTTCTCACTGACCGTGAACTCCTTCGTCAACATCAGCGGCATGTTCTGGAATCTCAAGGGCTGCACGAGCCTCACCGCGATGCTCGTGTCCTACAACTTCTACGGCGAGGCGCTGCCGGACGCCGGCTGGGTCGGCGACCACGTCAGGAGCGTCCGGTTGATGGTGATGCAGAACTGCGCGCTGACCGGCGTGATCCCGTCGTGGCTGTCGAAGCTGCAGGATCTCAACGTCTTGGATCTCTCCGGCAACCGGCTCACCGGCCCGATCCCGAGCTGGCTCGGCGCCATGCCGAAGCTGTACTACGTCGACCTCTCCGGGAACCAGCTGTCCGGGGTGATACCGCCGTTGCTGATGGAGATGCGGCTGCTTACATCCGAGCAGGCCATGGCGGAATTCAACCCAGGCCATCTCCCGCTCATGTTCACCCTGACGCCGAACAACGGAGCCGCGAGCCGGCAGGGCCGCGGATACTTCCAGATGTCCGGCGTCGCCACGACGCTCAACTTCAGCGACAATGGCATCACCGGCGCGATCCCGCCGGAGATCGTGAAGCTAAAGACGCTGCAAGTGCTCGACGTCAGTTACAACAACCTCTCCGGCGGCATCCCGCCGGAGCTGAGCAGCCTCACCAGGTTGCAGATTGTGAACTTGCGCTGGAACCGCCTCACAGGGACGATTCCTCCGGCGCTCAAGGAGCTCAACTTCCTCGCCGTCTTCAACGTGGCGTACAACGACCTCGAGGGGCCGATCCCGACGGGCGGCCAGTTCGACGCGTTCCCGCCACGGGACTTCACGGGGAACCCGAAGCTCTGTGGCGAGGTGATCTCTGTTCCCTGCGGTGACAGATTCGACGCGACAGACACCACTTCGTCTAAGGTCGTCGGGAAGAAGGCCCTGGTCGCCATCGTTCTTGGTGTCTGCGTTGGCCTGGTTGctctcgtcgtcttcctcggaTGCGTTGTGATCGCCTTCAGAAGAGTGGTGTCCAATGGAGCCGTCCGTGATGGCGGGAAATGCGTGGAGTCGACCCTGTTCGACTCCATGTCTGAGATGTACGGAGACAGCTCCAAGGACACGATCTTGTTCATGTCGGAGGCCGCtggcgaggcggcgagcggagTGACGTTCGTGGACGTCCTTAAGGCGACGAACAACTTCAGCGCGGGAAACATCATCGGTTCGGGCGGGTACGGCCTGGTGTTCCTCGCCGAGCTGCAGGACGGCACCCTGCTCGCCGTGAAGAAGCTGAACGGCGACATGTGCCTGGTGGAGCGGGAGTTccaggcggaggtggaggcgctgtCCGCGACGCGCCACGAGAACCTCGTCCCTCTCCTGGGCTTCTGCATCcgcgggcggctgcggctgctgaTCTACCCGTACATGGCGAACGGCAGCCTCCACGACTGGCTGCACGAGCGGCGAGCCGgtgccggccgcggcgcgccgcaGCGTCTGGACTGGCGCGCCAGGCTCCGCATCGCGCGCGGCGCCAGCCGCGGCGTGCTCTACATCCACGACCAGTGCAAGCCACAGATCGTGCACCGCGACATCAAATCGagcaacatcctcctcgacgaggccggcgaggccCGCGTCGCCGACTTCGGGCTGGCGCGCCTCATCCTCCCCGACCGGACGCACGTCACGACGGAGCTGGTCGGCACGCTGGGGTACATCCCGCCGGAGTACGGCCAGGCGTGGGCGGCGACGCTGCGcggcgacgtgtacagcttcggcgtcgtgTTGCTGGAGCTACTGACAGGGAGGCGGCCCGTCGAGGCTTTGCCGCACGGGCAGCAGCGGGAGCTCGTCCGGTGGGTGCTCCAGATGAGGTCGCAGGGGAGGCACGGCGAGGTGCTCGACCAGCGGCTGAGGGGCAAGGGCGACGAGGCACAGATGCTGTACGTGCTCGACCTCGCATGCCTCTGCGTCGACTCGACGCCGTTGAGCCGGCCGGCGATACAGGACATTGTTAGTTGGCTGGACAACGTCGAATTCATCGGCTGA